From the genome of Geobacter sp. SVR, one region includes:
- the tsaA gene encoding tRNA (N6-threonylcarbamoyladenosine(37)-N6)-methyltransferase TrmO produces MTHNTLFNYRPIGILASPYSRRIDAPHQSTVVAGTESGAFATATLELQEWLDERVIQDLNGFERVWLIFAFHLSEGWRSSVKPPRGGPKRGVLATRSPHRPNSIGLSAVELVKIEGRTLHLRGVDLLDGTPVLDIKPYVPYADAFPDARAGWIDELDAALGRHSAPGPRKPR; encoded by the coding sequence ATGACCCACAATACCCTTTTCAACTATCGCCCCATCGGCATCCTGGCTTCCCCCTATTCACGCCGCATTGATGCGCCTCACCAGAGCACCGTGGTGGCAGGAACGGAAAGCGGCGCTTTCGCCACAGCCACGCTGGAGCTGCAGGAGTGGCTGGACGAGCGGGTTATCCAGGATCTGAACGGCTTCGAACGGGTCTGGCTGATCTTCGCCTTTCACCTGAGCGAAGGATGGAGGAGCAGCGTCAAGCCCCCCCGTGGCGGACCCAAGCGGGGCGTCTTGGCCACCCGTTCCCCCCACCGTCCCAATTCGATCGGACTGTCGGCAGTGGAATTGGTAAAGATCGAAGGCAGGACGCTCCACCTGCGTGGTGTCGATCTCCTGGACGGCACCCCTGTTCTGGATATCAAGCCCTACGTACCCTACGCAGATGCCTTTCCGGACGCCAGGGCAGGGTGGATCGACGAACTGGATGCCGCGCTGGGGCGGCATTCTGCGCCGGGTCCCCGCAAGCCCCGGTAG
- a CDS encoding TIGR03118 family protein: MSGKLLPFIAAMAIFGLSLAPGCGDNNHNNSTSNYQQTNLVFSNISAGFSNISGVGTRDPQLINAWGIAHSPTGPWWVNANGSGVSKVYNNLGQPFPIGAPIVVTIPPPASAPGTTSTPTGIVFNNFSGSFNVTTGVPATSARFIFVTEDGTISAWHSGTSATLMVDNHGVAAGTGAVYKGAALAANGTSNLLYAANFRAQRVDVFDSNFAPVTLSGAPFTVPSSAGHPAGYSPFNIANIGGKLYVTYALLNTTTLLDDVSGPGHGFVEVFNPDGTFVMSLRTGSWLNSPWGVAQAPGNFGQFSNTILVGNFGSGQIAAFNPTSGQFEGLLNSAANTPIVIDGLWGIGFGNGGTAGPTNTLFFAAGPNDESNGLFGTLTVK, translated from the coding sequence ATGTCGGGAAAGCTCTTACCGTTCATTGCCGCCATGGCCATATTCGGCCTATCACTCGCCCCCGGTTGCGGTGATAATAATCACAACAATTCCACCTCAAACTACCAGCAGACCAATCTTGTATTCTCGAACATTTCGGCTGGCTTCTCGAACATCTCGGGCGTTGGGACCAGAGATCCCCAACTCATCAACGCCTGGGGAATCGCCCATTCGCCAACAGGTCCTTGGTGGGTTAACGCCAACGGCAGCGGGGTGTCGAAGGTCTACAACAACCTGGGGCAACCCTTCCCCATCGGCGCACCGATCGTAGTCACCATTCCGCCGCCCGCAAGCGCTCCGGGGACGACATCCACCCCGACCGGCATAGTATTCAACAACTTTTCGGGCAGCTTCAACGTGACGACGGGTGTGCCGGCGACGTCTGCACGCTTCATCTTCGTGACCGAGGACGGCACCATCTCCGCCTGGCATTCGGGCACGTCAGCCACACTCATGGTGGACAATCATGGCGTTGCGGCAGGAACCGGTGCCGTTTACAAGGGCGCTGCGCTTGCCGCTAACGGAACCTCCAATCTCCTGTACGCCGCCAACTTCCGCGCCCAAAGGGTGGATGTCTTCGACTCCAACTTTGCACCGGTCACCTTATCGGGAGCACCTTTTACCGTCCCGTCCAGCGCCGGGCATCCGGCTGGTTATTCCCCCTTCAACATCGCTAACATAGGGGGCAAGCTGTATGTTACCTATGCGCTGTTGAACACCACCACTCTACTCGACGATGTATCAGGTCCGGGGCACGGCTTTGTAGAGGTTTTCAACCCCGACGGCACCTTCGTCATGAGCCTGCGTACCGGTTCGTGGCTGAACTCTCCCTGGGGCGTAGCGCAGGCGCCGGGTAATTTCGGCCAGTTCAGCAATACGATCCTTGTGGGGAACTTCGGCAGCGGCCAGATTGCCGCCTTCAATCCGACATCCGGCCAGTTCGAGGGGCTCCTCAACAGTGCCGCCAATACCCCCATCGTCATCGACGGCCTGTGGGGTATCGGGTTCGGCAACGGCGGAACTGCCGGGCCGACGAACACGCTGTTCTTCGCAGCGGGCCCCAATGACGAAAGCAATGGCCTGTTCGGAACTCTTACCGTCAAGTAG